The sequence below is a genomic window from Ottowia sp. SB7-C50.
CGGCGTGCGCGCCGTGGCCACGCGCGCCGACCACCCCAGCGGCAGCGACCGGCTGGCCGAAGCCTGCCAGCTGCTGGGGCTGGATGGCGACGACCTCATCGTCAACGTGCAGGGCGACGAGCCGCTGATCGACCCGGCACTTATCGACGCCGTCGCTGATTTGTTGCAAAAACAACCGCTGGCGCAGATGGGAACAGCGGCGCATGCTATCAAAAATATAGAAGACTTCACCAACCCGAACGTCGTCAAGGCGGTGACCGACGCGCGCGGGCTGGCCCTGCTGTTCAGCCGCGCGCCGCTGCCGTGGTGGCGCGACGGCTTTGCGCAGGGCGTCACACAACTGCCCACGTCGCCCGCGCCGCTGCGGCACATCGGCATCTACAGCTATCGCGCGGCGTTTCTGCGCGCGTTTCCGTCGCTGCCGCCGGCGCCGCTGGAGCAGTGCGAGGCGCTGGAGCAGTTGCGCGCGCTGTGGCACGGCCACCGCATCGCCGTGCACGTGACGCCGCACGCGCCCGGCCCGGGCGTCGACACGCCCGAAGACCTGGCGCGCGTGCGCGCGCTGTTCGACTGACGGGCGCGCCGGGCGTCTGCGCGGCAGAAGCCACGCTGTCAGCCTGACGCAGGCCGCTGCGTGCTATTCTTGATTCGACATCCACCACGCCCGCGCCACGCATCGGCGCCTAGACAGGCACCGCCATTCCAACCGAGGAGCACACTTGAAACTCATTCTTCTGGGCGCCCCCGGCGCCGGCAAGGGCACGCAGGCGGCCTTCATCTGCCAGAAATACGGCATCCCGCAAATCTCCACCGGCGACATGCTGCGCGCCGCCGTCAAGGCCGGCACGCCGCTGGGCCTGCAGGCCAAGAGCGTGATGGAGTCAGGCGGCCTGGTCAGCGACGACCTGATCATCAACCTGGTGAAGGAGCGCATCGCCCAGCCCGATTGCGCCAACGGCTTCCTGTTTGACGGCTTTCCGCGCACCATTCCGCAGGCCGAGGCCATGCGGGCAGCCGGCGTCAAGCTGGACTACGTGCTCGAGATCGACGTGCCCTTCGACGCCATCATCGACCGCATGAGCGGCCGCCGCAGCCACCCGGCCAGCGGCCGCACCTACCACGTCAAGTTCAACCCGCCCAAGGTGGAAGGCAAGGA
It includes:
- the kdsB gene encoding 3-deoxy-manno-octulosonate cytidylyltransferase, whose amino-acid sequence is MSFTVIIPARLASTRLPDKPLADIGGKPMVVRVAEQAEQSGAAQVVVAADAPAILDACAAHGVRAVATRADHPSGSDRLAEACQLLGLDGDDLIVNVQGDEPLIDPALIDAVADLLQKQPLAQMGTAAHAIKNIEDFTNPNVVKAVTDARGLALLFSRAPLPWWRDGFAQGVTQLPTSPAPLRHIGIYSYRAAFLRAFPSLPPAPLEQCEALEQLRALWHGHRIAVHVTPHAPGPGVDTPEDLARVRALFD
- the adk gene encoding adenylate kinase encodes the protein MKLILLGAPGAGKGTQAAFICQKYGIPQISTGDMLRAAVKAGTPLGLQAKSVMESGGLVSDDLIINLVKERIAQPDCANGFLFDGFPRTIPQAEAMRAAGVKLDYVLEIDVPFDAIIDRMSGRRSHPASGRTYHVKFNPPKVEGKDDVTGEPLVQRDDDKEDTVRKRLEVYDQQTRPLVSYYSNWAAQEPAAAPKYRKISGTGTVDEITARALQALAS